The window ATAACCCCGCTGGATCGCCCGGGAAAGTGGCAAAGCATCGAAGTCGACAATCTTACCGTAGTAGGTAATGCGTAGTTTTTCCACAGTCCCACTACTGAGTTGCTGGACAAACGTGCCGAGCTTCTGCCCCAGATCGAGGTAAGGGGAGAGCATTTCGAGGTCTTTTGGATCGACTGTCGGCATGTTCAGGGCGTTGCGCACCATACCCCCTCTTAGAGCCTCGTAGATATTCTCGGCGATTTCCACACCCACGTTTTCCTGCGCCTCCCTGGTTGAGGCTCCAAGGTGAGGGGTAAGAACGAGGTTATCGATCTTTCGTAACTCGCTGTCTTCGGCCAGAGGTTCACTTTCGTATACATCCAGACCCGCTGCCGCGACTTTCCCGCTCTTCAAGGCTTCAACGAGAGCCTTCTCTTCAATGATTCCTCCCCGGGCGCAGTTGAACAAGCGCACTCCGTCTTTCATAGAGGCGATCGCAGCCGAATCTATCATATGCCGGGTATTGTCGGTCATCGGCATGTGAACCGTGATGTAGTCCGACTGCTGGCAAAGGTTCTCAAAAGAAACCATCTCCACCCCTAGAGCCTTCGCCCGGCTCTTGGTCAAAAACGGGTCATAGGCCAGAACCGTCATGCCAAAAACGATTGCCCGCTTGGAAACTTCTGCACCAATCCGGCCCATTCCACAGACTCCTAGTGTTTTCCCCATCAATTCCGATCCGGATAGAATTTTCCTATCCCAACGTCCACCTTTCATCGAACGATCTGCCTGGGAAATCGGACGCGTCCCGGCCAAAATGTGTGTGAAGGTAAGCTCTGCTGTGGCAATGGTATTCCCCGAAGGCGTGTTCATCACAATGACGCCGGAGTCGGTGGCTGCCTCGATATCAATGTTATCTACACCCACCCCGGCACGCCCGACCACTTTCAACTCAGGAGCGGCCGCAATCACCTCCTTGGTTACTTTCGTCTCCGAGCGCACCGCAATCGCGTTTACATCGGAGACGAGTTTCAGAATCTCTTCCGGCGAGCTTCCGTAAGCTTCCAAGACTTCGCAACCGTCCTGATTGCGAAGAAACTCAACGCCCGAAGGAGAAATTTTGTCTGCTACAAGGATTTTCATGAAGCCTCACAGCGATAAAGCGGCCCCTGCCGGAATGCAACCTGCAAAGACTTTGCGGCAGTCAATTGAAGAACGAGGGCCGGAGTCTCCATTCCTGTAGAATCCATAAATCCCGAGCGATTAAAGTG is drawn from Verrucomicrobiota bacterium and contains these coding sequences:
- the serA gene encoding phosphoglycerate dehydrogenase; translation: MKILVADKISPSGVEFLRNQDGCEVLEAYGSSPEEILKLVSDVNAIAVRSETKVTKEVIAAAPELKVVGRAGVGVDNIDIEAATDSGVIVMNTPSGNTIATAELTFTHILAGTRPISQADRSMKGGRWDRKILSGSELMGKTLGVCGMGRIGAEVSKRAIVFGMTVLAYDPFLTKSRAKALGVEMVSFENLCQQSDYITVHMPMTDNTRHMIDSAAIASMKDGVRLFNCARGGIIEEKALVEALKSGKVAAAGLDVYESEPLAEDSELRKIDNLVLTPHLGASTREAQENVGVEIAENIYEALRGGMVRNALNMPTVDPKDLEMLSPYLDLGQKLGTFVQQLSSGTVEKLRITYYGKIVDFDALPLSRAIQRGYLNHISGGAVNDVNAPSKLAGLGVEVEVIKSNKDCGYTELIEVQAVEDSGKTRTVSGCLFGLGQEPRIVSIDGHGLEVNTSGTLLVLKNKDVPGIVGFIGTTLDKDGVNIANLSLSRDRGMGYAVSVYELDTAPSVATAEAITEHEAIEKYKVIQL